A genomic segment from Sander vitreus isolate 19-12246 chromosome 3, sanVit1, whole genome shotgun sequence encodes:
- the LOC144513381 gene encoding chordin-like isoform X2: MRTSILFGRGKLVRGGLRETFSSTLTSEEENSGMGGLAMLTLSDTENNLNFVLILVGLIKQKDKEPILVPSQVSLCTDNTS, translated from the exons ATGCGTACTAGCATCCTCTTTGGTCGTGGGAAACTTGTTCGAGGTGGTCTACGGG AGACATTCAGTTCAACGCTGACATCGGAGGAGGAGAACTCAGGCATGGGAGGCCTCGCCATGTTGACACTGAGTGACACAGAGAACAACCTCAACTTCGTCCTCATCCTAGTGGGCCTCatcaaacaaaaagacaaag AGCCCATTTTGGTGCCCAGCCAAGTCAGCTTGTGTACCGACAACACATCctga
- the LOC144513381 gene encoding chordin-like isoform X3 translates to MRTSILFGRGKLVRETFSSTLTSEEENSGMGGLAMLTLSDTENNLNFVLILVGLIKQKDKEPILVPSQVSLCTDNTS, encoded by the exons ATGCGTACTAGCATCCTCTTTGGTCGTGGGAAACTTGTTCGAG AGACATTCAGTTCAACGCTGACATCGGAGGAGGAGAACTCAGGCATGGGAGGCCTCGCCATGTTGACACTGAGTGACACAGAGAACAACCTCAACTTCGTCCTCATCCTAGTGGGCCTCatcaaacaaaaagacaaag AGCCCATTTTGGTGCCCAGCCAAGTCAGCTTGTGTACCGACAACACATCctga